The following are encoded together in the Desulfobotulus mexicanus genome:
- a CDS encoding PAS domain S-box protein has product MMYLDLVLNLALLIALSIVSGFISRRWPKKSRTGPWLQGLLFGSAAVLGMLKPLVLGPGLIFDGRSLMISLCALFHGPLAGIIAALMATLCRIQLGGVGAFTGILVIISSLAIGLATHFYLKPRQNIPSTKDLFLFGLAVHLAMLALMLTLPGTSLWLVIHNMALPILLIYPLATVLAGRVLTEQEVSIQSLENLERAKNNLDTTLKSIGDAVIATDRKGNITLMNPVAENLTGWNLSEALQKPLIEVFHIVSAENRNAAENPVKKVLASKKTEGLANHTLLIAKDGTERQISDSAAPIFQDEGILTGVVLVFRDVSEEYRMLENLKESEEDYRRLFEEHAAVKLILDPETGDVIDANEAAANFYGWSREELKKKRIQDINTLSPEEIAAEIEKVKKEKRIHFEFRHRRADGSIRDVAILSSVIRLKNKEYLHSIIHDISQRKRLEAQLIQSQKMESIGRLAGGVAHDFNNMLGIIMGNAELMETRLDASHPAMDELREIKKAAERSTELTKQLLAFARRQTIAPRVLNLNHSIEGMLKMLHRLIGEDIELRWHPAENLRYIRMDSSQLDQILVNLAVNAKDAIAGVGKMTIETVNASFGEDYGESHGDYIPGDYVMLAVSDNGCGIEKEHLTQLFEPFFTTKSQGSGTGLGLSMIYGIVRQNQGFINVYSEPGKGSTFRIYLPATDEEIPAAPDAEKTSLPQGKECILLVEDEPALLELTGRILEKLGYEVMAASTPKEAIALAEQHGKKIHMLLTDVIMPQMNGQELSLSIENFCPGIHCLFMSGYTANVIAHHGVLKPGINFIQKPFSMKDLAGKIRETMAR; this is encoded by the coding sequence ATGATGTATCTGGACCTTGTCCTGAACCTTGCCCTCCTGATTGCCCTAAGTATTGTCTCCGGCTTCATCTCAAGAAGGTGGCCGAAAAAAAGCCGTACAGGCCCATGGCTGCAAGGCCTTCTCTTTGGCAGTGCCGCTGTTTTAGGTATGCTGAAACCGCTGGTTCTGGGTCCGGGTCTCATTTTTGACGGCAGATCCCTCATGATCAGCCTCTGCGCCCTCTTCCACGGTCCCCTTGCGGGCATCATTGCAGCCCTCATGGCCACCCTCTGCCGCATACAGCTTGGGGGCGTCGGCGCTTTCACGGGTATTCTGGTAATAATCTCTTCCCTTGCAATAGGCCTTGCCACCCATTTTTATCTCAAACCTCGACAAAACATTCCTTCCACAAAGGATCTCTTTCTTTTTGGCCTTGCTGTACATCTGGCCATGCTGGCACTCATGCTCACCCTTCCCGGAACCTCCCTCTGGCTGGTCATCCATAACATGGCCCTGCCCATCCTCCTCATCTATCCCCTGGCCACGGTTCTGGCAGGCAGGGTGCTGACGGAACAGGAAGTTTCCATCCAGTCCCTTGAAAACCTTGAAAGGGCAAAAAACAATCTGGATACCACCTTAAAATCCATAGGTGATGCCGTCATTGCCACAGACAGAAAAGGCAATATCACCCTGATGAACCCGGTGGCGGAAAACCTCACGGGCTGGAACCTTAGTGAGGCTTTACAAAAACCCCTCATCGAGGTCTTCCACATTGTCAGTGCGGAAAACAGAAATGCTGCGGAAAACCCTGTAAAAAAAGTACTTGCCAGCAAAAAAACCGAAGGCCTTGCCAACCATACCCTGCTCATTGCAAAGGATGGAACAGAGCGGCAGATTTCAGACAGTGCTGCACCCATTTTTCAGGATGAAGGCATTCTCACCGGTGTTGTACTGGTGTTCAGGGATGTCAGCGAGGAATACAGGATGTTGGAAAACCTGAAGGAGAGCGAAGAGGATTACCGCAGGCTGTTTGAAGAACATGCCGCAGTCAAGCTCATTTTAGATCCCGAAACCGGTGATGTAATTGATGCCAATGAAGCGGCAGCAAATTTTTACGGCTGGTCCAGAGAAGAACTGAAGAAAAAGCGCATTCAGGATATCAACACCCTGTCTCCGGAAGAAATAGCCGCAGAAATAGAAAAGGTGAAAAAGGAAAAACGTATTCATTTTGAATTCCGCCACCGCAGGGCAGACGGCTCCATCCGGGATGTGGCCATACTCTCCAGTGTCATCCGCCTGAAAAACAAAGAATACCTGCACTCCATCATCCATGACATCAGCCAGCGCAAACGCCTGGAAGCCCAGCTTATCCAGTCCCAGAAAATGGAATCCATCGGCAGACTGGCCGGAGGTGTGGCCCACGACTTCAATAATATGCTGGGTATCATCATGGGCAATGCGGAACTGATGGAAACAAGGCTGGATGCCTCACACCCGGCCATGGACGAGCTCAGGGAAATAAAAAAAGCAGCAGAACGCTCCACAGAGCTGACAAAACAGCTACTGGCCTTTGCCCGCAGACAAACCATAGCCCCCCGGGTACTCAACCTCAACCATAGCATTGAAGGCATGCTTAAAATGCTGCACCGTCTGATCGGTGAAGACATTGAGCTCCGGTGGCATCCTGCAGAAAATCTCCGTTACATAAGAATGGACAGCAGTCAGCTGGACCAGATCCTTGTAAATCTTGCAGTCAACGCCAAAGATGCCATTGCCGGTGTGGGAAAGATGACCATTGAAACGGTCAATGCCTCCTTTGGGGAAGACTATGGAGAAAGTCATGGGGACTACATTCCCGGCGACTATGTTATGCTGGCCGTAAGTGACAATGGATGCGGTATAGAAAAAGAGCATCTTACCCAGCTGTTTGAACCTTTTTTTACCACCAAGTCCCAGGGCAGCGGCACAGGTCTGGGACTCTCCATGATATATGGCATTGTCCGTCAGAATCAGGGTTTCATCAATGTCTACAGTGAGCCGGGAAAGGGCAGCACCTTCCGCATCTACCTGCCAGCAACGGATGAAGAAATTCCCGCTGCACCCGATGCAGAAAAAACATCCCTTCCGCAAGGAAAAGAGTGTATTCTTCTGGTGGAAGATGAGCCTGCCCTTCTTGAGCTGACAGGCCGCATACTGGAAAAGCTGGGATATGAGGTCATGGCCGCATCCACACCCAAAGAAGCCATTGCTCTGGCAGAACAGCATGGTAAAAAAATTCATATGCTGCTCACGGACGTGATAATGCCACAAATGAACGGACAGGAACTCAGCCTGAGCATTGAAAATTTCTGCCCCGGCATCCACTGCCTTTTCATGTCCGGTTATACAGCCAATGTCATTGCCCACCACGGTGTGCTGAAACCGGGTATCAATTTCATCCAGAAACCCTTTTCCATGAAAGATCTTGCGGGAAAAATACGGGAAACCATGGCTCGGTGA
- a CDS encoding methyl-accepting chemotaxis protein, with amino-acid sequence MPKQAFALRLPFYHSMLFRISILVLMLSTGLLIILGGWQYLSAKNRFEIRLEADADLIIERLAQTLQEPLYNFDMSQVDAALHSEMKDKRILAIGIHGQMNQENEPDICIGRNRKGEVVSTEKLPDTRNFLRKMDVTHRDETIAAITLIMDPAFFKDGLRKIFYDLILIILILDILLFITLVFTLRRVVVMPLRRLTTAVQDVAQGKGDLTRRIPIASKDEMALLSHWMNTFVDALETKAKIARKVADGDLTVTIPVLSDQDTLGQALATMIRRLARAASEVRIAARHSVEASRDVLTISNRLRQGTLTQAESAENLSSRMREMSLAVSRNLATARNTENGAMKASEMTDASGKAVEDAAQAMINIIKRIGIVEEIARQTHLLALNAAIEAARAGEHGRGFAVVADEIRKLAEKSRESAVAIGKMARDGSAMAKDAREHLESLVPEIRGNADRVMEIRTASDKQADAIGQAAEILGGLETVVQENARSAEQMSLASQALNRIADQLESQVQYLQIRQEEDKN; translated from the coding sequence ATGCCAAAGCAAGCCTTTGCCCTACGTCTGCCCTTTTATCATTCCATGCTTTTCCGCATCAGCATCCTTGTGCTCATGCTATCCACAGGTCTTCTCATAATTCTCGGGGGCTGGCAGTATCTGAGCGCAAAAAACAGATTTGAAATACGCCTTGAGGCGGATGCGGATCTCATCATAGAAAGGCTGGCACAGACCCTTCAGGAGCCCCTGTATAATTTTGACATGTCACAGGTAGATGCAGCCCTGCATTCGGAGATGAAGGATAAACGAATTCTGGCCATAGGGATTCATGGACAGATGAATCAGGAAAATGAACCAGACATCTGTATCGGCAGAAACCGCAAAGGAGAAGTTGTCTCAACGGAAAAACTTCCTGACACACGCAATTTCTTACGAAAAATGGATGTTACCCATAGAGATGAAACCATAGCTGCCATTACCCTGATCATGGATCCTGCATTTTTCAAAGATGGTCTCAGAAAGATTTTTTATGATCTGATCCTAATTATTCTGATTCTGGATATTCTGCTTTTCATAACTCTGGTTTTCACCCTGAGGCGGGTGGTGGTCATGCCCCTGCGCCGCCTAACAACCGCTGTACAGGATGTGGCCCAGGGTAAGGGGGATCTCACCCGTCGCATTCCCATAGCATCCAAAGATGAAATGGCACTGCTTTCCCACTGGATGAACACCTTTGTGGATGCACTGGAAACCAAGGCAAAAATTGCCCGCAAAGTAGCCGATGGAGATCTGACCGTCACCATACCCGTCCTCTCGGATCAGGACACTCTGGGCCAGGCCCTTGCCACCATGATTCGCAGACTGGCTAGGGCCGCATCGGAAGTACGCATCGCAGCCCGTCACAGCGTGGAAGCCAGCAGAGATGTTCTGACCATCTCCAACCGCCTGCGTCAGGGCACCCTGACACAGGCAGAATCCGCAGAAAATCTGAGTTCACGGATGAGGGAAATGAGCCTTGCAGTGTCCCGCAATCTGGCCACAGCCAGAAATACGGAAAACGGTGCCATGAAAGCCTCAGAAATGACCGACGCCAGCGGTAAGGCCGTGGAAGATGCAGCCCAGGCTATGATAAATATAATAAAACGTATTGGCATAGTGGAAGAAATAGCAAGGCAGACCCACTTACTGGCGCTAAACGCAGCCATCGAGGCCGCCCGGGCCGGAGAACATGGCCGTGGCTTTGCCGTGGTGGCCGATGAAATAAGAAAGCTTGCTGAAAAAAGCAGGGAATCCGCCGTGGCCATCGGAAAAATGGCAAGGGATGGCAGCGCCATGGCAAAGGATGCCAGAGAACATCTTGAATCTCTGGTCCCGGAAATCAGGGGAAATGCAGACAGGGTTATGGAAATCAGAACCGCCAGTGATAAGCAGGCCGATGCCATTGGTCAGGCTGCTGAAATTCTGGGGGGACTTGAAACCGTAGTGCAGGAAAATGCCAGATCCGCAGAACAGATGAGCCTTGCCTCCCAGGCCTTAAACCGCATTGCCGATCAACTGGAAAGTCAGGTACAGTATCTGCAGATCAGGCAGGAAGAGGATAAAAACTGA
- a CDS encoding ABC transporter substrate-binding protein, with amino-acid sequence MRFFLLFATSLFFCTMVHAEPLRVALLPIPDALPFHVAESRGYFKEAGVTVQAIAVASALERDQLMQAGRIHGMINEMAGTAIFNRDGISMQVLQIARKPMGSSPLFRILAKPGSPCKNLEDLKGIPIGISRHTIIEYLTDRMLQDAGIKGEDIRKRSVPAIPERFQLLMQGRLEAAVMPDPLAFAAMDQGAVEIANDLSAPFYSASVLSFDIRIIREERAKTEAFLSAWNRAAEDINNNPEDFRDLFIQKVRTPPQVQKNYKIPPFPVAELPSQKQWEDMMNWMLGQGLMDQALKYEDNIAFPEGIKPRP; translated from the coding sequence ATGCGTTTTTTTCTGCTTTTTGCAACCTCCCTTTTCTTCTGCACCATGGTTCATGCAGAACCCCTGAGGGTGGCCCTGCTGCCCATCCCCGATGCCCTTCCCTTTCATGTGGCGGAAAGCAGGGGCTATTTCAAAGAAGCCGGAGTGACTGTACAGGCCATCGCCGTTGCCAGTGCCCTGGAGCGGGATCAGCTCATGCAGGCGGGCCGCATCCACGGCATGATCAATGAAATGGCAGGAACTGCCATATTCAACCGGGATGGTATAAGCATGCAGGTGCTTCAGATTGCAAGGAAACCCATGGGCAGCTCCCCCCTCTTCCGCATTCTGGCCAAACCAGGCAGTCCCTGTAAAAATCTTGAAGACTTAAAAGGTATTCCCATAGGGATCAGCCGCCATACCATCATTGAATACCTCACTGACCGCATGCTGCAGGATGCGGGAATAAAAGGTGAAGATATCCGCAAGCGCTCCGTTCCTGCCATACCGGAACGTTTTCAGCTTCTGATGCAGGGCCGGCTGGAAGCAGCTGTCATGCCCGACCCTCTGGCCTTTGCCGCCATGGATCAGGGAGCCGTTGAAATTGCCAATGATCTTTCGGCACCCTTTTACAGTGCCAGCGTTCTCAGCTTTGATATACGCATCATCCGGGAAGAAAGGGCCAAAACCGAAGCCTTTCTTTCGGCATGGAACAGGGCTGCGGAAGACATAAACAATAATCCCGAAGACTTCAGGGATCTTTTCATCCAAAAGGTGCGGACACCGCCACAGGTACAGAAAAACTATAAGATCCCGCCCTTTCCCGTGGCAGAACTTCCTTCACAGAAACAATGGGAAGACATGATGAACTGGATGCTTGGACAGGGCCTTATGGATCAGGCCCTGAAATATGAAGACAATATAGCTTTCCCCGAAGGGATAAAGCCCAGGCCATGA
- a CDS encoding ABC transporter ATP-binding protein, with translation MSMIRIHQLCFGYSGKALLFENFSLTIPRGESWTLIGPSGCGKSTLLSLMAGLQKPRKGKIEIEGHTLKRPRPESGLVFQDHGLLPWATVADNVALGLNIRRYYGADGRHSPRGWQHDAEKQNKTVSRWIQRLGLEGKEDLYPAQLSRGQRQRAAIARTMVMKPDLLLMDEPFSALDPPIREELQGLMIRLGRRESITRITVTHDIAEAVILGEKILVAKAGTNQRPTILKNPVALEKDPRTHKDFNAMCKGVRQAMGEQP, from the coding sequence ATGAGTATGATCCGCATTCATCAGCTTTGCTTCGGATATTCCGGGAAAGCCCTTCTTTTTGAGAACTTCTCCCTGACCATTCCCAGAGGGGAGTCCTGGACCCTCATCGGACCCTCGGGCTGCGGTAAATCCACCCTGCTTTCTCTGATGGCTGGACTGCAGAAACCCCGCAAAGGCAAAATTGAGATTGAAGGACATACCCTGAAACGCCCGAGACCGGAAAGCGGACTGGTATTTCAGGACCATGGCCTGCTGCCATGGGCTACGGTGGCAGACAATGTTGCCCTGGGCCTGAACATCCGCCGCTATTACGGTGCCGATGGCAGGCATTCCCCCAGAGGATGGCAACATGATGCGGAAAAACAAAATAAAACCGTGTCCCGCTGGATACAGCGTCTCGGACTTGAGGGTAAAGAGGACCTGTATCCGGCCCAGCTTTCCAGAGGACAGCGTCAGCGGGCCGCCATTGCCCGGACCATGGTCATGAAACCGGACCTGCTGCTCATGGACGAGCCCTTCTCCGCACTGGATCCCCCCATACGGGAAGAGCTTCAGGGCCTGATGATAAGGCTTGGCAGGAGAGAATCCATTACCCGTATCACCGTTACCCATGACATTGCGGAAGCCGTGATTCTCGGAGAAAAAATTCTTGTTGCCAAAGCAGGCACCAACCAAAGGCCTACAATTCTGAAAAACCCCGTGGCACTGGAAAAAGACCCCAGAACCCATAAAGATTTCAATGCCATGTGCAAAGGTGTGCGCCAGGCTATGGGAGAGCAGCCATGA
- a CDS encoding ABC transporter permease, whose amino-acid sequence MKSCTKGILESGAGIAALLVFWQAGAMALDRPILPGPVTVLPLFFQHLWGDLGLHFLASAGRVILAILIAVSTAAPLGLILGQSPRINRIFSPVITILYPVPKIVFLPVIYVLMGITDFSKIFLISLILFFQILVVVRDEAASLTPELIASVRSLGAGRRALFRFVYLPATLPAILTALRVSVGTAVAVLFIAEQALTQWGLGYYIVVETYQVLRYPEMYTGILAMGLLGSLLYGVIRIIERKFAPHLFIKDMG is encoded by the coding sequence ATGAAATCCTGTACAAAGGGCATACTGGAATCCGGTGCAGGCATTGCCGCCCTTCTTGTTTTCTGGCAGGCCGGGGCCATGGCCTTGGACCGTCCAATTCTGCCCGGACCGGTAACTGTTCTGCCCCTTTTTTTCCAGCATCTGTGGGGAGATCTGGGACTTCACTTTCTTGCCAGTGCAGGCCGGGTAATCCTTGCCATACTCATTGCCGTATCTACAGCAGCCCCTCTGGGACTGATACTGGGCCAGTCTCCCCGTATCAACCGAATTTTCTCCCCTGTGATCACCATTTTATATCCCGTACCCAAAATCGTTTTCCTGCCGGTAATCTATGTGCTCATGGGCATCACAGACTTTTCTAAAATCTTTCTCATCTCTTTGATTCTTTTTTTTCAGATTCTTGTGGTGGTAAGGGATGAAGCAGCCAGTCTCACGCCGGAACTCATTGCTTCGGTACGATCCCTTGGGGCCGGAAGACGGGCGCTTTTCCGCTTTGTCTATCTTCCCGCCACCCTTCCCGCCATTCTCACAGCCCTGCGGGTTTCCGTGGGAACGGCAGTGGCCGTGCTTTTCATTGCGGAACAGGCCCTGACCCAGTGGGGCCTTGGTTACTATATTGTGGTGGAAACCTATCAAGTGCTGCGGTATCCGGAAATGTACACCGGCATCCTTGCCATGGGACTTCTGGGCAGCCTCCTTTACGGTGTAATCCGCATCATAGAAAGAAAATTTGCTCCCCATCTTTTCATCAAGGACATGGGATGA
- a CDS encoding 1,4-dihydroxy-2-naphthoate polyprenyltransferase, translated as MNTTTQKEAWILAARPKTLPAALGPVILGIAAAGSMGKFHFISGFLALTTALLLQIAVNLANDYFDAKAGHDNEKRLGPIRVTQSGLIDGKKVLAAMVLCMVLALCSGLYLIFRGGIPAFFIALFSFIGVLSYSAGPFPMTEKGLGEAAAFLFFGPVAVCGTTWVMALEFSAQAFMASLPAGLLIAAILSVNNIRDIDSDAATGKRTLAVRMGAIPSRYFFTALVTVAYVFPLVLALKSNTWMLLVFLSFPKAIFVIQSLWHMEGSLLNEVLADTAKLSFFFCLLYAAAMMAGVPKV; from the coding sequence ATGAATACCACGACTCAAAAAGAGGCCTGGATACTGGCCGCAAGACCCAAAACCCTGCCCGCTGCCTTAGGCCCTGTAATACTTGGTATTGCCGCTGCAGGCAGCATGGGGAAATTTCATTTCATATCAGGTTTTCTTGCCCTGACAACGGCCCTGCTGCTGCAGATTGCCGTCAACCTTGCCAACGACTATTTTGATGCAAAGGCAGGCCATGACAATGAAAAGCGCCTAGGCCCCATACGAGTCACCCAGAGCGGCCTGATAGACGGCAAAAAGGTTCTGGCTGCCATGGTCCTGTGTATGGTTCTGGCCCTTTGCTCCGGCCTCTATCTGATTTTCCGGGGCGGAATTCCGGCTTTTTTCATCGCTCTTTTCTCTTTTATCGGTGTGCTGAGCTATTCCGCAGGACCCTTTCCCATGACGGAAAAGGGTCTTGGGGAAGCCGCAGCCTTTCTTTTTTTCGGACCCGTAGCCGTCTGCGGCACCACCTGGGTCATGGCCCTTGAATTCTCTGCACAGGCATTTATGGCTTCCCTACCTGCGGGACTTCTCATTGCCGCCATTTTATCGGTGAACAACATCCGGGATATTGACAGCGATGCAGCCACAGGAAAACGCACCCTTGCCGTACGCATGGGAGCCATTCCAAGCCGCTATTTTTTCACAGCTCTTGTTACAGTGGCCTATGTCTTCCCACTTGTCCTTGCCCTGAAAAGCAACACCTGGATGCTGCTGGTCTTCCTCTCCTTTCCAAAGGCCATTTTTGTGATTCAATCCCTATGGCACATGGAGGGTAGCCTTTTAAACGAAGTGCTGGCAGACACGGCAAAGCTTTCCTTTTTTTTCTGCCTTCTTTACGCTGCAGCCATGATGGCAGGTGTGCCTAAGGTCTAA
- a CDS encoding HAD family hydrolase: MFTINIPGFGKIEADHLVLDYNGTLAQDGQLLDGVKERLQHLSEDIKIHVITADTFGSVKKALNGLPLSIVSIPPGNQGQAKKEYVESLRKEKVIAMGNGRNDVAMLQTARIGIAIMMKEGTSSQALMQADITSSHICDALDLLLHPLRLTATLRD, encoded by the coding sequence ATGTTTACCATCAATATCCCAGGCTTCGGAAAAATCGAAGCCGATCACCTTGTCCTTGACTATAATGGTACTCTGGCCCAGGACGGACAACTCCTCGACGGCGTAAAAGAGCGTCTGCAACATCTCTCTGAAGATATCAAAATTCATGTGATCACCGCGGATACCTTCGGATCTGTGAAAAAGGCCCTGAACGGGCTGCCCCTCAGTATTGTTTCCATCCCGCCGGGAAATCAGGGGCAGGCAAAAAAAGAGTACGTGGAAAGCCTCAGAAAAGAGAAGGTCATTGCCATGGGCAACGGCCGCAATGATGTTGCCATGCTGCAGACAGCCCGTATAGGCATCGCCATCATGATGAAGGAAGGAACAAGCAGTCAGGCACTGATGCAGGCAGACATCACAAGCAGTCATATTTGTGATGCCCTGGATCTTCTTCTCCACCCCTTACGTCTTACGGCAACCTTAAGAGATTAA